The Brachyhypopomus gauderio isolate BG-103 chromosome 7, BGAUD_0.2, whole genome shotgun sequence genome has a window encoding:
- the her1 gene encoding hairy-related 1: protein MGTPKMPNRRASKRILKPVIEKKRRDRINQRLDELRTLLLDNTLDSRLQNPKLEKAEILELTVDYIRKKASNTKENKADFNKDLADTAAPAQPAGRPRLPCITLHDPTVLHAQAPANPLYTAGFRECISRLASFIDCIEPSQRDGFIQGLCCHLDSHASTVSQVRASSQPPPHPWGPGAELHSRTDVSAMGPLLGAAESFPYAGGLYPKSFVLHHPHATGQAISHPYPSPPYSISPPPSPCYSSVSPPFSTSPTYLSVPCHFPFPPSHSPLSSDSPSSCLVSSASAVSLVSVPQLPVPVGPPTPARTTGPTPPCAQRTLRRALFQNRPESLWRPW, encoded by the exons ATGGGGACTCCAAAAATGCCAAATCGCAGAGCATCCAAAAGA ATTCTAAAACCAGTTATAGAGAAGAAACGGAGAGACCGGATTAACCAGCGTTTAGACGAGTTGCGCACTCTCCTTCTGGATAACACACTGGACTCG AGACTACAAAATCCTAAACTAGAAAAGGCAGAGATTCTGGAACTGACCGTCGACTACATAAGGAAGAAAGCGAGTAATACAAAAGAAAATAAAG CAGACTTTAACAAGGACTTAGCTGACACAGCTGCCCCTGCACAGCCTGCTGGGAGACCCCGTCTACCCTGCATCACCCTCCATGATCCCACCGTGCTCCACGCCCAAGCGCCTGCCAACCCCTTGTACACGGCGGGCTTCCGGGAGTGCATCTCACGCCTGGCTAGCTTCATTGACTGCATTGAGCCCTCCCAGCGCGATGGCTTCATCCAGGGCCTGTGCTGCCACCTGGACTCCCATGCCAGCACCGTCTCCCAGGTCAGAGCTTCCAGCCAGCCTCCGCCTCACCCCTGGGGCCCCGGTGCGGAGCTGCACTCCAGGACAGACGTGTCCGCCATGGGGCCCTTGCTCGGAGCCGCCGAGTCCTTCCCGTACGCCGGCGGCCTGTACCCCAAGTCGTTCGTCCTCCACCACCCTCACGCTACAGGACAGGCTATCTCGCACCcttacccctcccctccctactccatctcccctcctccctccccctgtTATTCCAGTGTGTCTCCgcccttctccacctctcccacgtACCTCTCTGTGCCCTGCCACTTCCCCTTCCCcccatctcactctcctctctcctctgattCCCCCTCTTCCTGCTTGGTCTCATCTGCCTCTGCGGTGAGTCTGGTGTCCGTGCCACAGTTGCCCGTTCCCGTCGGGCCCCCGACACCAGCGCGTACAACTGGCCCAACTCCCCCCTGTGCCCAGCGGACTCTCAGAAGAGCCTTGTTTCAGAACCGGCCAGAGAGCCTCTGGAGGCCCTGGTGA
- the mepcea gene encoding 7SK snRNA methylphosphate capping enzyme has product MIEMSVDKETALSSDQSGDPSLPPPPQQHTELSGHCPRNSQQPTETSPKLAREDEEHRHKMAASVCRPMSDGIVATAISSTQSQNGVQQPRPQQQRLNKRRSTMSSSFKHPVFGKRRRRANSESESVLPTNFLLGGNIFDPLNLNSLLDEEVNRALNAETPKSSPLPAKSRDPVEILIPRDITDPLNLNGCTGGDGGLLLTPLKSSGGRRRHRNRHHGGAGGGAGGGGGGAGRGGDGALPQPDLSESERGKASSALQTDRAVESGLHLKLGGALDGPEPKAMLEEAVDPSSVPVQEAQCPSGPSSATSREEREEITTAPISDTTTPTVPATYAPAVASHRQRKRRRTTSRSESSGVPSWDKSRPPGSAPGSARPPQPVHTPTTAAQSGPTDRHQPPNHQRQQRTPSWQKPKQPQQQQQQKFQYGNYNKYYGYRNPGFSEDPRLHVLQPEWFQGKAVLDLGCNTGHLTLSIAKSWRPARIVGLDIDEGLIRAARQNIRHYLSEVHTLQARCAGRRQESGVKGPGRVEGVGVKPEGAREKVEEDGMDVEQPRAKAEKGEGEREETEALDPEMALSRDGDRIPEPGRVDEKIPAMETTDDQGGMKAGKRGITASSNGSPLFPVSLRMSRGPIAAPPLPDTHTLPPGNFPANVTFVKGNYVLESDLLLHTQKEEFDVILCLSVTKWVHLNWGDAGLKRFFHRVYRHLRPGGLFILEPQPWSSYSKRKKLTDAISKNYFNIRLKPEQFSAYLTSEVGFSSYELIGTPKSSSRGFQRPIYLFHKGPAPQK; this is encoded by the exons ATGATAGAGATGTCTGTTGATAAAGAGACTGCTTTATCCAGTGATCAATCAGGAGATCCCTCCTTGCCCCCACCACCCCAGCAACACACTGAACTTTCAGGACACTGCCCTAGAAACTCCCAGCAACCCACAGAGACTTCACCAAAACTCGCCAGGGAGGAtgaggaacacagacacaaaatgGCTGCCTCTGTCTGTCGGCCTATGAGCGACGGCATAGTGGCTACGGCCATTTCCTCCACGCAGAGCCAAAATGGTGTGCAGCAGCCCAGACCCCAGCAGCAGCGGTTGAACAAGCGTCGCAGCACAATGAGCAGCAGCTTCAAGCACCCAGTGTTTGGCAAGCGCCGTCGCCGTGCCAACTCTGAGAGCGAGTCTGTCCTCCCCACCAACTTCCTCCTGGGTGGGAATATCTTTGACCCGCTCAACCTCAACAGCCTGTTGGACGAGGAGGTGAACCGGGCACTCAACGCCGAGACGCCCAAATCTTCGCCCCTGCCCGCCAAGAGCAGAGACCCCGTTGAGATCTTGATTCCACGAGACATCACTGACCCACTCAACCTGAACGGGTGCACAGGCGGGGATGGAGGGCTCCTGCTCACGCCCCTGAAGAGCAGCGGGGGCCGAAGGAGACACCGGAATAGGCACCATGGTGGGGCaggaggcggggctgggggaggaggaggcggggctgggAGAGGAGGCGACGGAGCGCTGCCCCAGCCAGACCTGTCAGAGTCCGAGAGAGGTAAGGCGAGTTCAGCTTTGCAAACAGATAGAGCAGTGGAGTCGGGCCTGCATTTGAAATTAGGCGGCGCATTGGACGGCCCGGAACCCAAGGCCATGCTTGAGGAAGCGGTGGACCCGAGTTCTGTACCCGTCCAAGAGGCACAGTGTCCCAGTGGGCCGAGTTCTGCCACCAGCCgagaggagagggaagagaTCACAACTGCACCCATATCCGACACCACGACACCAACCGTCCCTGCCACGTATGCCCCAGCTGTGGCTTCCCACCGGCAGCGCAAACGCAGGCGTACCACCAGCAGGTCCGAGAGCAGTGGTGTCCCTTCCTGGGACAAGTCCCGACCTCCGGGTTCTGCTCCCGGATCAGCACGGCCTCCTCAGCCTGTCCACACCCCGACCACGGCCGCTCAGTCTGGGCCCACTGACCGGCATCAGCCTCCCAACCACCAGAGGCAGCAGAGGACCCCGAGCTGGCAGAAACCCAAACAGccacaacagcagcagcagcagaagTTCCAGTATGGCAACTATAACAAGTACTACGGATATCGGAACCCGGGCTTCAGCGAGGACCCTCGGTTGCACGTCCTACAGCCTGAGTGGTTCCAGGGCAAGGCAGTGCTGGACCTCGGCTGCAACACGGGTCACCTAACCCTGTCCATCGCCAAGAGCTGGCGCCCAGCCCGTATTGTGGGCCTGGACATAGATGAGGGGCTGATCCGCGCAGCCAGACAGAACATCCGGCACTACCTCTCCGAGGTGCACACGCTTCAGGCCCGCTGTGCTGGTCGCAGGCAGGAGAGTGGAGTGAAGGGGCCCGggcgggtggagggggtgggggtgaagcCTGAGGGGGCcagggagaaggtggaggaggatgGCATGGATGTGGAGCAGCCCAGAGCCAAGGCAgagaaaggagagggagaaagggaggaaACAGAGGCTCTGGATCCAGAAATGGCCTTGTCGCGAGACGGAGACCGCATCCCAGAACCGGGGCGAGTTGATGAAAAGATCCCAGCCATGGAGACAACGGATGACCAGGGTGGCATGAAGGCGGGCAAGAGGGGCATTACAGCCTCGTCCAATGGGAGTCCTTTATTCCCCGTCTCCCTCCGCATGTCCAGGGGGCCGATTGCTGCGCCTCCactaccagacacacacaccttgccacCAGGCAACTTCCCTGCCAACGTCACATTTGTGAAg gGGAACTATGTGTTGGAGAGTGACTTGCTCCTCCATACCCAGAAGGAGGAGTTTGATGTAATTCTGTGTTTGAGTGTCACTAAGTGGGTGCACCTGAACTGGGGCGATGCAGGCCTCAAGCGCTTTTTCCATCGTGTCTATCGACACCTTCGTCCCGGCGGGCTCTTCATCCTTGAACCGCAGCCCTGGTCCTCCTATAGCAAGAGGAAGAAACTCACG GATGCCATCTCTAAGAACTATTTCAACATCCGACTTAAGCCAGAGCAGTTTTCCGCCTATCTGACCAGTGAGGTCGGCTTTTCCAGCTATGAGCTCATCGGAACGCCCAAGAGCTCATCAAGAG GTTTCCAAAGACCGATCTACCTGTTTCACAAAGGACCTGCTCCTCAAAAGTGA
- the her7 gene encoding hairy and enhancer of split related-7 produces MKNMEDTESLKKDRKLLKPQVERRRRERMNRSLENLRLLLVQDAGHQVLSQRRVEKAEILEQTVLFLQSSVEQAKGAEGYPFLEGFSACMDRATRFLKQEGGGRGPHASGSAPLQSHLSRLRALASTSPKWVRVPPRVKLPEPARHEQNRSAVCMRRGPRTVGRRGQSQSCGVLLRHMDPNANGRHGNTAATSRASCGLQAPVRPCVWRPWP; encoded by the exons ATGAAAAACATGGAAGATACAGAAAgcttgaaaaaagacagaaag CTATTGAAACCTCAAGTGGAGAGAcgaagaagagagagaatgaaccGCAGTCTGGAAAACCTCAGACTTTTACTTGTCCAAGACGCTGGGCACCAG GTGCTGTCTCAACGGCGGGTGGAGAAGGCGGAGATTCTGGAGCAGACCGTACTGTTCCTGCAGTCCTCCGTGGAGCAGGCGAAGGGGGCGGAGGGGTACCCGTTCCTGGAGGGCTTCTCCGCATGCATGGACAGGGCCACCCGCTTCCTGAAGCAGGAGGGCGGGGGACGGGGCCCGCATGCATCTGGGTCCGCCCCCCTCCAAAGTCACCTGAGCCGCCTGCGAGCCCTCGCCTCCACCTCACCCAAGTGGGTCAGAGTCCCACCCCGCGTCAAGCTCCCAGAACCGGCACGGCACGAGCAGAACCGAAGTGCCGTCTGTATGCGGCGGGGACCCCGCACGGTAGGGAGGCGTGGACAGTCACAGTCCTGCGGTGTCCTGCTGCGACACATGGACCCCAATGCCAACGGGCGGCATGGAAACACAGCTGCCACGTCACGAGCATCGTGTGGTCTCCAGGCACCTGTGAGACCATGTGTGTGGAGGCCATGGCCCTGA